One segment of Colius striatus isolate bColStr4 chromosome 23, bColStr4.1.hap1, whole genome shotgun sequence DNA contains the following:
- the ADAMTS8 gene encoding A disintegrin and metalloproteinase with thrombospondin motifs 8 has translation MGRRELLRGRAPLHLLLLCHAWALPPAPRDAQPLLPSRLPAPPGQLALRLAAFGRAFVLRLRPDAAFLSPVLRLQCLGGRRWPGRSAPRRDCFYAGAVEGNPDAPAVLNRCGGGLRAAFLLDGAAYELQPLGHHPSAGPPWRRPHRLQRRAAPPGWFRAPAAPPGSVRAPAAPPGWFRAPAAPPGSVRAPAAPPGSVRAPAAPPGWFRAPAAPPGSVRAPGQPLRRGKRFVSQARYVETLLVADASMVRFYGEDVENHVLTLMSMAAHIYKHPSLKNSISLVVVKVLVVDEAAEGPEVSDNGGLTLRNFCSWQQKFNPPSDRHPEHYDTAILLTRQDFCGHQSCDTLGVADIGTMCDRNKSCSVIEDEGLQAAYTLAHELGHVLSMPHDDSKTCERLFGPLGKHHMMAPLFIHLNKSQPWSPCSAMYLTEFLDGGHGDCLLDAPAAPLSLPAELPGRGALYSLDQQCQQIFGKDFQHCPNTTEEDICAQLWCRTGSGEPLCHTKNGSLPWADGTPCKGHGLCWDGHCMPQDALKPQVAVNGGWGPWSPWGSCSRSCGGGVQFSYRLCDSPKPQHGGGYCEGQRAKYQSCHTEECPPHGKSFREQQCEKYNSYNFTDQEGNLLEWVPKYAGVSPRDRCKLFCRARGRSEFKVFEAKVIDGTLCGPETLSICVHGQCIKAGCDHIVGSSKKLDKCGVCGGNGSTCRKISGSLNRSKYGYNDIVTIPAGATNIDIKQRSHRGVRHDGNYLALRTLEGKYLLNGDFAISAVEQDIFINGTILKYSGSMTTLERLQSFRQLPEALTVQLLTIASEVFPPKVKYTFFIPKDVPFSKQKGKEKKSANVIQPMLTSQWVLGDWSECSKTCGSGWQRRTVDCRDVEGQTSSTCDRALKPEDIKPCGDVPCPLWRLGPWSPCSQTCGQGVRVRDASCIDYAGKVTAPEKCSSPGPPPATAPCVLQQC, from the exons ATGGGGCGGCgggagctgctgcggggccgGGCTCCGCtccacctgctgctgctgtgccacgCGTGGGCTCTGCCGCCCGCGCCGCGGGACGCTCAGCCGCTGCTGCCCTCCCGCCTGCCCGCGCCCCCGGGGCAGCTGGCCCTGCGCCTCGCGGCTTTCGGGCGAGCCTTCGTCCTCCGCCTCCGCCCCGACGCCGCTTTCCTCTCCCCCGTTCTCCGCCTCCAATGTCTGGGAGGTCGGCGGTGGCCGGGACGGAGCGCGCCTCGCCGGGACTGCTTTTACGCGGGAGCCGTCGAGGGAAACCCCGACGCCCCCGCCGTCCTCAACCGCTGCGGCGGAGGTCTCCGAGCCGCTTTCCTCCTCGACGGAGCGGCTtacgagctgcagcctctcgGGCATCATCCCTCGGCCGGACCGCCCTGGAGACGCCCGCACCGCCTCcagcgccgcgccgccccgccgggcTGGTTCCGagctcccgccgccccgccgggcTCCGTCCGagctcccgccgccccgccgggcTGGTTCCGagctcccgccgccccgccgggcTCCGTCCGagctcccgccgccccgccgggcTCCGTCCGagctcccgccgccccgccgggcTGGTTCCGagctcccgccgccccgccgggcTCCGTCCGAGCTCCCGGGCAGCCGCTCCGCCGGGGGAAGCGCTTCGTGTCGCAGGCGCGCTACGTGGAGACGCTGCTGGTGGCCGATGCGTCCATGGTGCGCTTCTACGGGGAGGACGTGGAG AACCACGTCCTGACCCTGATGTCCATGGCAGCTCACATCTACAAGCACCCCAGCCTGAAGAACTCCATCAGCCTGGTGGTGGTGAAAGTGCTGGTGGTGGACGAGGCGGCCGAGGGCCCGGAGGTGTCGGACAACGGCGGGCTCACCCTGCGCAACTTCTGTAGCTGGCAGCAAAAGTTCAACCCCCCCAGCGACAGGCACCCGGAGCACTACGACACTGCCATCCTGCTGACCAGACAG GATTTCTGTGGGCACCAAAGCTGCGACACGCTGGGAGTGGCAGATATCGGCACCATGTGCGACCGCAACAAAAGCTGCTCGGTGATCGAGGAcgaggggctgcaggcagcctACACCCTGGCCCACGAACTGG gccacgtgctcagcatgccccacgaTGACTCCAAGACCTGTGAACGGCTCTTTGGGCCCCTCGGAAAGCACCATATGATGGCCCCTCTCTTCATCCACCTGAACAAGAGCCAGCCCTGGTCTCCTTGCAGTGCCATGTACCTCACTGAGTTTCTGGATGGAGGTCATG GTGACTGCTTGCTCGATGCCCCCGCTGCCCCCCTGTCCCTGCCCGCCGAGCTGCCCGGACGAGGAGCCCTGTACAGCCTGGACCAGCAATGCCAGCAGATCTTTGGCAAGGACTTCCAGCACTGCCCCAACACCACAGAGGAGGAtatctgtgcccagctctggtgcAGGACAGGCAGTGGGGAGCCCCTCTGCCACACCAAGAACGGCAGCTTGCCTTGGGCTGACGGGACCCCCTGCAAAGGCCACGGGCTGTGCTGGGATGGCCACTGCATGCCACAGGATGCCCTGAAGCCCCAG GTGGCAGTGAACGGTGGCTGGGGCCCGTGGAGCCCCTGGGGCTCGTGCTCCAGGAGCTGTGGAGGTGGTGTGCAGTTCTCCTACCGCCTCTGTGACAGCCCCAAGCCCCAGCACGGCGGTGGGTACTGCGAGGGGCAGCGTGCCAAGTACCAGTCCTGCCACACCGAGGAGTGCCCGCCCCACG GGAAGAGCTTTCGGGAGCAGCAGTGTGAGAAGTACAACAGCTACAACTTTACAGATCAGGAAGGGAACCTCCTGGAGTGGGTTCCCAAGTATGCAGGAGTGTCCCCCCGAGACAGATGCAAACTCTTCTGCAGAGCCAGAGGGAGGAGTGAATTTAAAGTCTTTGAGGCCAAA GTGATTGATGGGACACTGTGTGGGCCAGAGACCCTCTCCATCTGTGTCCATGGGCAGTGCATCAAGGCTGGCTGTGATCACATTGTGGGGTCCTCCAAGAAGCTGGATAAATGTGGGGTGTGCGGCGGCAACGGCTCGACCTGCCGGAAAATATCCGGCTCGCTCAACCGATCCAA ATACGGCTACAACGACATCGTCACCATCCCCGCTGGGGCAACCAACATCGACATCAAACAGCGCAGCCACCGCGGGGTCCGTCACGACGGCAATTACCTGGCCCTGAGGACCCTGGAGGGCAAGTACCTGCTGAATGGAGACTTTGCCATCTCAGCTGTGGAGCAGGACATCTTCATTAATGGCACCATCCTGAAATACAGCGGCTCCATGACAACcctggagaggctgcagagcttCCGACAGCTCCCAGAAGCCCTGACCGTCCAGCTGCTGACCATCGCCAGTGAGGTGTTCCCACCCAAAGTCAAGTACACCTTCTTCATCCCCAAGGATGTCCCTTTCAGCAAGCAGAAAGGCAAAGAGAAGAAGTCTGCCAACGTCATCCAACCGATGCTGACCTCCCAGTGGGTCCTGGGTGACTGGTCCGAGTGCTCCAAGACGTGCGGCTCCGGCTGGCAGAGGCGGACGGTGGACTGCCGGGATGTGGAGGGTCAAACCTCCTCCACCTGCGACAGAGCCCTCAAACCCGAGGACATCAAACCCTGTGGAGATGTCCCCTGCCCTCTCTGGCGCCTGGGTCCCTGGTCCCCCTGCTCCCAAACCTGTGGCCAGGGCGTGCGGGTGCGTGACGCCTCGTGCATCGATTACGCCGGGAAAGTCACCGCCCCGGAGAAGTGCAGCTCGCCCGGGCCACCGCCGGCCACCGCCCCCTGcgtgctgcagcagtgctga